From one Comamonas piscis genomic stretch:
- a CDS encoding isochorismatase family cysteine hydrolase encodes MQFEPWIEERVLARQGVLHPYDTLDAATTAFVIVDLQNYYTQPGYQGECAPARAIFDKVNQLAAAMRAKGGKVIWIKTSADGADQFWSHHHRHMLTPERSARRLLELGSGHAGFAMPPALDVQSGDLTVVKRCYSALAPGASDLDAVLKAHGLLTVLIGGTVTNVCCESTARDAMMLDYATIMVDDALAAVTPYEHVHSLNNWMLFFGDVLTVDEVVERLV; translated from the coding sequence ATGCAGTTTGAACCCTGGATTGAAGAACGCGTGCTGGCCCGCCAAGGCGTGCTGCACCCCTATGACACGCTCGACGCCGCCACGACTGCCTTTGTCATCGTGGACCTGCAGAACTACTACACCCAGCCGGGCTACCAAGGCGAATGCGCGCCCGCCCGCGCCATCTTTGACAAGGTCAACCAGCTGGCCGCCGCGATGCGTGCCAAAGGCGGCAAGGTCATATGGATCAAGACCAGCGCCGATGGCGCCGACCAGTTCTGGTCCCACCACCACCGCCATATGCTGACCCCCGAGCGCAGTGCGCGCCGGTTGCTGGAGCTGGGCAGCGGCCACGCCGGCTTTGCGATGCCGCCAGCGCTTGATGTGCAGTCGGGCGATCTCACGGTCGTCAAGCGCTGCTACAGCGCGTTGGCCCCCGGCGCTTCGGACCTGGATGCCGTCCTCAAGGCCCATGGCCTGCTCACCGTGCTGATCGGCGGCACCGTCACCAATGTCTGCTGCGAATCGACCGCGCGCGACGCGATGATGCTGGACTACGCCACCATCATGGTGGACGACGCGCTCGCCGCCGTCACGCCCTATGAGCATGTACACAGCTTGAACAACTGGATGCTGTTCTTTGGCGATGTGCTGACGGTGGACGAGGTGGTGGAGCGTCTGGTCTGA
- a CDS encoding ABC transporter permease, with protein MNSSTTAAPATPDTRSPEYRQWLAQIQRRKRLVALSRAGLLLAFLLVWELLARSHILNPMLTSYPSAVLPTLVDLARTGDLLGHTWVTFKATVIGFVISMLLGIGMAAMLWWSSFLKKVLDPFLVIANAMPKIAFVPIFYIWLGSENSVYGMAVAISLFITIMVVYEGFQAIDPNKIKLATTLGASKFQVMKYVVFPGSVPAVIAAIKMNIGLSLIGVIVGEFQSSSAGLGFLIVNGSQVFKLNVVMASIVVLALLSAVMYMAVTRLERSVQHRYA; from the coding sequence GGCCGCCCCGGCCACCCCCGATACCCGCAGCCCGGAATACCGCCAATGGCTGGCCCAAATCCAGCGCCGCAAACGCCTGGTGGCGCTGAGCCGGGCAGGCCTTTTGCTGGCGTTCCTGCTGGTCTGGGAACTGCTGGCCCGCAGCCACATTCTCAACCCCATGCTCACCAGCTACCCCTCTGCCGTGCTGCCCACCTTGGTTGATCTAGCACGGACAGGCGACCTGCTGGGCCATACCTGGGTCACCTTCAAAGCCACGGTGATCGGCTTTGTCATCAGCATGCTGCTGGGCATTGGCATGGCCGCCATGCTGTGGTGGAGCAGCTTTTTGAAGAAGGTGCTCGATCCCTTCCTCGTGATCGCCAATGCCATGCCCAAGATCGCCTTTGTGCCCATCTTCTACATCTGGCTGGGCTCGGAAAACTCGGTTTACGGCATGGCCGTCGCCATCTCGCTGTTCATCACCATCATGGTGGTCTACGAGGGCTTTCAGGCGATTGACCCCAACAAGATCAAGCTGGCCACCACCCTGGGCGCCAGCAAGTTCCAGGTGATGAAGTACGTGGTGTTTCCGGGCAGCGTGCCAGCGGTGATTGCCGCGATCAAGATGAACATCGGCCTGTCGCTGATCGGCGTGATCGTCGGGGAGTTCCAGTCCTCCAGCGCCGGTCTGGGCTTTTTGATTGTCAATGGCAGCCAGGTGTTCAAGCTCAATGTGGTGATGGCCTCCATCGTCGTGCTGGCCCTGCTGTCCGCGGTCATGTACATGGCCGTTACCCGCCTGGAGAGAAGCGTGCAGCACCGCTACGCCTGA
- the hrpA gene encoding ATP-dependent RNA helicase HrpA: MSLKITFPESLPVSARRDEIMEAMDRHQVIIVCGETGSGKTTQLPKIALALGRGKANATPNEKGEVRGHLIGHTQPRRIAASSVAKRIAEELQTPLGDVVGYKVRFQDRLSKDASVKLMTDGILLAETQTDPLLKQYDTLIIDEAHERSLNIDFLLGYLRQLLPKRPDLKVVVTSATIDADRFARHFAGPEGPAPVIMVSGRTFPVEMRYRPFEDAKDYDLNDAIADGVDELWSGAAGGDILIFLPGEREIREAADHLRKHLQHSPVLRNAEVLPLFSRLSQAEQDRIFEGHTGRRIVLATNVAETSLTVPGIRYVIDTGTARVKRYSFRSKVEQLLVEPVSQAAANQRAGRCGRVANGICIRLYDEADFQSRSPFTDPEILRSSLAGVILRMKSLHLGDVVNFPFLEAPSGRAIADGYQLLAELGAVDEQGVLLPMGQALSRLPLDPRVARMIVEARERGALAEVLVIASALSVQNVRDRPLEAQQQADQQHAKFDDEKSEFSGYLRLWKWLQDARGGKVVAKTRKDMALQSAPAKGLATGRNASFLPVAQRSTGATAAIDTAAPLAAFTPQDSVVDDASHKLSNRQWEQLLRQNFINIRRVREWRDIHSQLLTVVKEQRWPMNVEPAGYEAVHLSMLSGLLGNIGFKTEEGEGYLGARGIRFHPHPGAHLSKKPGRWIVAAELVETSRLYGRGIAAIEPQWLEQVGAHLLRKQLLDPHWEKKQGEVAAYERATLYGLVVYSQRRISYGKIDPQGARDIFIRQALVEGDWETRLPFLQANQKLIAKVEELEHKSRRQDVLVDDALIYAFYDQQIPQDICTGRALERWVKDESAHNPDLLRLSRDELMRHEAAGITTAAFPKIIKMGGVDCTATYLHQPGDPRDGVTVNVPLFVLNQVSEERAEWLVPGMLKDKIQALLKSLPQRPRSRFVPLAENAQRLTELLGSAERFGAGSLVEALLKQTRDETSLDIKRADFKLDMLSPHLFMNFRITDEHGRQLGQGRNLGALKAQWGAKARGAFQALAGLKLAPELEAFETPAPQATAPSKASGKAAAAGSPAAPSKSKTPAHAADQRWTDWGFGALPELMEIKQGNQTLIGFPALIDHGTGVGIEVFDEPEVAASRHALGLRRLFALQIRDALKYLEKNIPDLQKMAVGYMPLGTQEELREQIINVAIDRAFLQDPLPADAEQFKQRVQDGRGRLTLIANEVARMASSVLQEYMAAVRKIKDTKNAPEATADAQQQLQKLVPKNFIAIAPWAQLGHYARYLKAITARLDKYRADPARDATKLKELQPLEQRYWRLVAERKGQVDARMQEYRWMLEELRVSFFAQELRTPYPVSSKRLDKVWQQLQQ; this comes from the coding sequence ATGTCGCTCAAGATTACGTTTCCCGAATCCCTGCCAGTTTCCGCCCGCCGTGATGAAATCATGGAGGCCATGGACCGCCACCAGGTCATCATCGTCTGCGGCGAGACCGGATCGGGCAAAACCACCCAGCTGCCCAAGATTGCGTTGGCCCTGGGCCGGGGCAAGGCCAATGCCACCCCGAATGAAAAAGGCGAGGTGCGCGGCCACCTGATCGGCCACACGCAGCCCCGCCGGATTGCAGCCAGCAGCGTAGCCAAACGCATTGCCGAAGAGCTGCAGACGCCGCTGGGCGATGTAGTGGGCTACAAGGTGCGTTTTCAGGATCGGCTGTCCAAGGACGCCTCCGTCAAGCTGATGACCGACGGTATCTTGCTGGCCGAGACGCAGACCGACCCGCTGCTCAAGCAGTACGACACGCTGATCATTGACGAGGCCCATGAGCGCAGCCTCAATATCGACTTTTTGCTGGGCTACCTGCGCCAGCTGCTGCCCAAGCGGCCGGATCTGAAGGTGGTGGTCACCTCGGCCACCATTGATGCCGACCGCTTTGCCAGGCACTTTGCCGGCCCCGAAGGCCCGGCCCCGGTGATCATGGTTTCGGGCCGCACTTTCCCGGTGGAGATGCGCTACCGCCCGTTTGAAGACGCCAAGGACTACGACCTCAACGATGCGATTGCCGATGGCGTTGATGAGCTGTGGTCGGGCGCCGCTGGCGGCGACATTCTGATTTTTCTGCCGGGCGAGCGTGAGATCCGCGAGGCGGCCGACCATCTGCGCAAGCACCTGCAGCATTCGCCGGTGCTGCGCAATGCCGAGGTGCTGCCCTTGTTCTCGCGCCTGTCGCAGGCCGAGCAGGACCGCATCTTTGAAGGCCATACCGGCCGGCGCATTGTGCTGGCCACCAATGTGGCCGAGACCTCGCTCACGGTGCCGGGCATCCGCTATGTGATCGATACCGGCACGGCCCGGGTCAAGCGCTATTCCTTCCGCAGCAAGGTCGAGCAGTTGCTGGTCGAGCCGGTCAGCCAGGCAGCGGCCAACCAGCGTGCTGGCCGCTGCGGCCGCGTGGCCAACGGCATCTGCATTCGCCTCTATGACGAGGCCGATTTCCAGTCGCGCAGCCCCTTTACCGATCCAGAAATCCTGCGCTCGTCCTTGGCCGGCGTCATCCTGCGCATGAAGTCGCTGCACCTGGGCGATGTGGTGAACTTCCCGTTTCTGGAAGCGCCCTCTGGCCGCGCCATTGCCGATGGCTACCAGCTCTTGGCGGAGCTGGGTGCGGTGGATGAGCAGGGCGTTTTGTTGCCAATGGGCCAGGCCTTGTCACGCCTGCCGCTCGATCCGCGTGTGGCGCGCATGATTGTTGAGGCCCGCGAGCGCGGCGCACTGGCCGAGGTGCTGGTGATTGCCTCGGCGCTGAGCGTGCAGAATGTGCGCGACCGGCCGCTGGAAGCCCAGCAGCAGGCCGACCAGCAGCATGCCAAGTTTGACGACGAGAAGAGCGAGTTCAGCGGCTACCTGCGGTTGTGGAAATGGCTGCAGGATGCGCGCGGTGGCAAGGTGGTGGCGAAGACCCGCAAGGACATGGCCTTGCAGTCGGCGCCCGCCAAGGGCTTGGCGACCGGCCGCAATGCCTCCTTTTTGCCGGTGGCCCAGCGCAGCACCGGTGCCACCGCGGCCATTGATACCGCCGCGCCGCTGGCCGCCTTTACGCCGCAGGACAGCGTGGTGGACGATGCCAGCCACAAGCTGAGCAACCGCCAGTGGGAGCAGCTGCTGCGCCAGAACTTTATCAATATCCGCCGGGTGCGCGAGTGGCGCGATATCCATTCGCAGCTGCTGACGGTGGTGAAGGAGCAGCGCTGGCCAATGAATGTGGAGCCCGCCGGCTATGAGGCGGTACACCTGTCCATGCTCTCGGGCCTGCTGGGCAATATCGGCTTCAAGACCGAGGAGGGCGAGGGCTACCTGGGTGCGCGCGGCATCCGTTTCCATCCGCACCCCGGCGCGCATTTGTCCAAAAAACCCGGCCGCTGGATTGTGGCGGCCGAGCTGGTCGAGACCTCACGCCTTTACGGCCGGGGCATTGCCGCCATTGAGCCGCAGTGGCTGGAGCAAGTGGGCGCGCATCTGCTGCGCAAGCAATTGCTCGATCCGCACTGGGAGAAAAAGCAGGGCGAGGTAGCGGCTTACGAGCGCGCCACCTTGTATGGCCTGGTGGTCTACAGCCAGCGCCGCATCAGCTACGGCAAGATCGACCCGCAGGGCGCGCGCGATATCTTTATCCGCCAGGCGCTGGTCGAGGGCGACTGGGAGACGCGTCTGCCATTTTTGCAGGCCAACCAGAAGCTGATTGCCAAGGTCGAGGAGCTGGAGCACAAAAGCCGCCGCCAGGACGTGCTGGTGGACGATGCGCTGATCTATGCGTTCTACGACCAGCAGATTCCGCAAGACATTTGCACCGGCCGGGCGCTGGAGCGCTGGGTCAAGGACGAGAGCGCGCACAACCCCGATCTGCTGCGCCTGTCGCGCGACGAGTTGATGCGCCATGAGGCGGCTGGCATCACCACGGCGGCGTTCCCCAAAATCATCAAGATGGGCGGCGTGGATTGCACGGCCACCTATTTGCACCAGCCCGGTGACCCGCGCGATGGCGTGACCGTGAATGTGCCGCTGTTTGTGCTCAACCAGGTGAGCGAGGAGCGCGCCGAATGGCTGGTGCCGGGCATGCTCAAGGACAAGATCCAGGCCTTGCTCAAAAGCCTGCCCCAGCGCCCGCGCAGCCGCTTTGTGCCGCTGGCCGAGAATGCCCAGCGCCTGACCGAGCTGCTGGGCAGTGCCGAGCGCTTTGGCGCCGGCAGCCTGGTGGAGGCGCTGCTCAAGCAGACGCGCGATGAGACCTCGCTGGACATCAAGCGGGCCGACTTCAAGCTCGACATGCTCAGCCCGCACCTGTTCATGAACTTCCGCATCACCGACGAGCATGGCCGCCAGCTGGGCCAGGGCCGCAACCTGGGTGCCTTGAAGGCCCAGTGGGGCGCGAAGGCGCGGGGCGCCTTCCAGGCGCTGGCGGGGCTGAAACTGGCGCCGGAGTTAGAGGCCTTTGAGACGCCAGCACCGCAGGCCACCGCGCCCAGCAAGGCCAGCGGCAAGGCAGCAGCAGCCGGCAGCCCTGCAGCCCCGAGCAAAAGCAAAACCCCCGCCCATGCGGCCGACCAGCGCTGGACCGATTGGGGCTTTGGCGCCTTGCCCGAGCTGATGGAGATCAAGCAAGGCAACCAGACCTTGATCGGTTTTCCGGCGTTGATCGACCATGGCACGGGGGTGGGGATCGAGGTGTTTGACGAGCCCGAGGTGGCAGCGAGCCGCCACGCGCTGGGCCTGCGGCGCCTGTTTGCGCTGCAGATCCGCGATGCGCTCAAGTACCTGGAAAAGAACATTCCCGATCTGCAGAAGATGGCGGTGGGCTATATGCCGCTGGGCACACAGGAAGAGCTGCGCGAGCAGATCATCAATGTGGCGATTGACCGGGCTTTTCTGCAAGACCCGCTGCCCGCCGATGCTGAGCAGTTCAAGCAGCGGGTGCAGGACGGGCGCGGGCGCCTGACCTTGATCGCCAACGAGGTTGCGCGCATGGCCAGCAGCGTGCTGCAGGAGTACATGGCGGCCGTGCGCAAGATCAAGGACACCAAGAATGCGCCGGAGGCAACGGCCGATGCCCAGCAGCAGCTGCAAAAACTGGTGCCCAAGAACTTTATCGCCATCGCGCCCTGGGCCCAGCTGGGCCACTATGCGCGCTATTTGAAGGCGATCACCGCGCGCCTCGACAAGTACCGGGCCGACCCCGCGCGCGATGCCACCAAGCTCAAAGAGCTGCAGCCGCTGGAGCAGCGCTACTGGCGCCTGGTCGCAGAGCGCAAAGGCCAGGTCGATGCGCGCATGCAGGAGTACCGCTGGATGCTGGAAGAGCTAAGGGTGAGCTTTTTCGCGCAGGAACTGCGCACGCCTTACCCGGTCAGCAGCAAGCGGCTGGATAAGGTTTGGCAGCAGCTTCAACAGTAA